In a genomic window of Equus przewalskii isolate Varuska chromosome 4, EquPr2, whole genome shotgun sequence:
- the COA1 gene encoding cytochrome c oxidase assembly factor 1 homolog isoform X3 gives MSMPLQKLVLFGSVVAGGSCTLIYYLIQKAFSRASYYQSALEQLHSRPEALEALGPPLSVHYLHLTDRYNFVDIADAQLKIPVSGSKSEGHLYVSSSRDAPFKRWHLQEVFLQLKDGQQIPVFKRSAENGDEGKED, from the exons ATGTCAATGCCTCTGCAGAAACTGGTCCTTTTTGGCAGCGTGGTGGCTGGTGGGAGCTGCACCCTGATATATTACCTTATACAGA AAGCTTTTTCCAGGGCTTCCTATTACCAGTCAGCGCTGGAGCAGCTGCACAGCCGCCCCGAGGCTCTGGAAGCTCTGGGCCCTCCCCTCAGCGTGCACTATCTCCACCTCACCGACAGGTACAACTTCGTGGACATTGCCGATGCCCAG TTGAAGATTCCTGTGTCTGGATCCAAGTCAGAGGGCCATCTCTATGTCAGCTCGTCCAGAGATGCCCCCTTTAAGAG GTGGCACCTTCAGGAGGTCTTCTTACAGCTCAAGGATGGTCAGCAGATTCCTGTGTTCAAGCGCAGTGCGGAGAATGGTGATGAAGGGAAAGAGGACTGA
- the COA1 gene encoding cytochrome c oxidase assembly factor 1 homolog isoform X4 produces the protein MSMPLQKLVLFGSVVAGGSCTLIYYLIQTFSRASYYQSALEQLHSRPEALEALGPPLSVHYLHLTDRYNFVDIADAQLKIPVSGSKSEGHLYVSSSRDAPFKRWHLQEVFLQLKDGQQIPVFKRSAENGDEGKED, from the exons ATGTCAATGCCTCTGCAGAAACTGGTCCTTTTTGGCAGCGTGGTGGCTGGTGGGAGCTGCACCCTGATATATTACCTTATACAGA CTTTTTCCAGGGCTTCCTATTACCAGTCAGCGCTGGAGCAGCTGCACAGCCGCCCCGAGGCTCTGGAAGCTCTGGGCCCTCCCCTCAGCGTGCACTATCTCCACCTCACCGACAGGTACAACTTCGTGGACATTGCCGATGCCCAG TTGAAGATTCCTGTGTCTGGATCCAAGTCAGAGGGCCATCTCTATGTCAGCTCGTCCAGAGATGCCCCCTTTAAGAG GTGGCACCTTCAGGAGGTCTTCTTACAGCTCAAGGATGGTCAGCAGATTCCTGTGTTCAAGCGCAGTGCGGAGAATGGTGATGAAGGGAAAGAGGACTGA